A DNA window from Hordeum vulgare subsp. vulgare chromosome 1H, MorexV3_pseudomolecules_assembly, whole genome shotgun sequence contains the following coding sequences:
- the LOC123440670 gene encoding uncharacterized protein LOC123440670: MKSTMLPLLLVLLPLLAGAGPAAAKPTAYEALAAFDFPPGIIPKGVVSYTLDNATGDFTAHINSSSTCEFSIQGSYSLRYKPDISGRISVDRLSNLQGVTVKILFFWVNIIEVTRKGDQLGFSVGIASADFGLDNFLESPTCGCGFDCNDLRLPQSTADSSLRLRGAF; encoded by the coding sequence atgaAATCCACGATGCTTCCCCTCCTCCTCGTGCTGCTCCCCCTGCTCGCCGGCGCTGGCCCCGCGGCCGCCAAGCCGACGGCCTACGAGGCGCTCGCGGCCTTCGACTTCCCCCCGGGCatcatccccaagggggtcgtctcCTACACCCTCGACAACGCCACCGGCGACTTCACGGCGCACAtcaactcctcctccacctgcgAGTTCTCCATCCAGGGCTCCTACTCGCTCCGCTACAAGCCCGACATCAGCGGCCGCATCTCCGTCGACCGCCTCAGCAACCTCCAGGGCGTCACCGTCAAGATCCTCTTCTTCTGGGTCAACATCATCGAGGTCACCCGCAAGGGCGACCAGCTCGGCTTCTCCGTCGGCATCGCCTCCGCCGACTTCGGCCTCGACAACTTCCTCGAGAGCCCCACCTGCGGCTGCGGCTTCGACTGCAACGACCTGCGGCTGCCGCAGTCCACCGCCGACTCGAGCCTGCGCCTGCGAGGTGCGTTCTAG